In the Azospirillum formosense genome, one interval contains:
- a CDS encoding SMP-30/gluconolactonase/LRE family protein: MDAHCVWKTDAQLGEGPVWSPARNALFAVDIRGSRLLRYTPADGRGRAWPLEEAACWLVERAGGAGFIAGLRSRRLVGLTLDGDRLSVGAELLRLEEDRPGNRLNDAMADAAGRLWVGSMDDAEREASGALHRVGPDGSVERVDTGYTVSNGPALSPDGRTLYHTDSPSRTIYAFALAADGALSGKRVHIRFGEEDGYPDGMTCDAEGHLWVAHWSGGRVSRFRPDGTLDRVVRLPVSNVTSCAFGGPGLDQLFITTAAQDAPDGEPLAGGLFACTPGVVGLPPGQFGAP, translated from the coding sequence ATGGACGCTCACTGTGTCTGGAAGACGGACGCGCAGCTTGGCGAGGGGCCGGTCTGGTCGCCGGCGCGCAACGCCCTGTTCGCCGTGGACATCCGGGGGTCGCGCCTGCTGCGCTACACCCCCGCCGATGGCCGGGGCCGCGCCTGGCCGCTGGAGGAGGCCGCCTGCTGGCTGGTCGAGCGGGCGGGCGGCGCCGGCTTCATCGCCGGGCTGCGCTCGCGCCGGCTGGTCGGCCTGACGCTCGACGGCGACCGGCTCTCGGTGGGGGCCGAACTGCTGCGGCTGGAGGAGGACCGTCCCGGCAACCGGCTGAACGACGCCATGGCCGACGCGGCGGGCCGCCTGTGGGTGGGCAGCATGGACGACGCGGAGCGGGAGGCCTCCGGCGCCCTCCACCGCGTCGGGCCGGACGGCTCCGTGGAACGGGTGGACACGGGCTACACGGTCAGCAACGGCCCCGCCTTGTCCCCGGACGGGCGGACGCTCTACCACACCGACAGCCCGTCCCGGACCATCTACGCCTTCGCCCTGGCCGCGGACGGCGCCCTGTCCGGCAAGCGCGTCCACATCCGCTTCGGCGAGGAGGACGGCTATCCCGACGGCATGACCTGCGACGCCGAGGGCCATCTCTGGGTCGCCCACTGGAGCGGCGGGCGGGTCAGCCGCTTCCGGCCGGACGGGACGCTGGACCGGGTGGTGCGGCTGCCGGTGTCCAACGTCACCTCCTGCGCCTTCGGCGGGCCGGGGCTGGACCAGCTCTTCATCACCACCGCCGCCCAGGACGCGCCGGACGGGGAGCCGCTGGCCGGCGGGCTGTTCGCCTGCACGCCCGGCGTCGTCGGCCTGCCGCCGGGTCAATTCGGCGCGCCCTGA